A region from the uncultured Draconibacterium sp. genome encodes:
- the rpe gene encoding ribulose-phosphate 3-epimerase — protein MSALVAPSILSADFNHLGKDIEMINRSEADLIHFDVMDGVFVPNISFGLPVIQHVNKIAQKPLDVHLMIVNPDHFIEPFFKAGASILTVHYEACPHLHRTIQLIKSFGMEASVSLNPHTPVAVLEDIIEDLDMVLLMSVNPGFGGQQFIQNTYKKVSQLRALIDSKNPNCKIEIDGGVNFETGKKLIDAGANVLVAGSFVFNDKNPEEIISGLKAL, from the coding sequence ATGAGCGCGTTAGTAGCACCCTCAATTCTATCAGCTGATTTTAACCATTTAGGAAAAGACATTGAAATGATTAACCGAAGTGAGGCAGACCTGATTCACTTTGATGTAATGGATGGTGTTTTTGTCCCAAATATTTCATTCGGCCTTCCGGTGATACAACATGTAAATAAAATTGCCCAAAAACCTTTGGATGTGCACCTGATGATCGTAAATCCGGATCATTTTATTGAGCCTTTTTTTAAAGCCGGAGCATCAATTTTAACCGTGCATTACGAAGCTTGTCCGCATTTACACCGTACTATTCAGTTAATTAAATCGTTTGGTATGGAGGCAAGTGTAAGTCTGAATCCACATACACCCGTAGCTGTATTGGAGGACATAATCGAGGATTTGGATATGGTTTTACTGATGTCGGTTAATCCCGGTTTTGGAGGTCAGCAGTTTATTCAGAATACCTACAAAAAGGTGAGCCAGTTGCGCGCGCTAATTGATAGCAAAAACCCGAATTGTAAAATTGAAATTGACGGAGGAGTAAACTTCGAAACCGGGAAAAAGCTAATTGATGCTGGTGCGAATGTTCTTGTTGCAGGTAGCTTTGTTTTTAATGATAAAAATCCGGAGGAAATAATTTCAGGACTTAAAGCGCTCTGA
- a CDS encoding RNA polymerase sigma factor RpoD/SigA, which produces MRQLKITKQVTNRDTLSLDKYLHEIGKVELLSAEKEVELAKRIKKGDREALETLIKANLRFVVSVSKQYQNQGLTLPDLINEGNLGLIKAAERFDETRGFKFISYAVWWIRQSILQALAEQARIVRLPLNKIGSINKINKAFNKLEQEFQREPTIDEVAELMESKPDLIEDALNFSSVHVSMDAPLREEEGNNLYDVMLNEDSPDPDGDLMDGSLRHEIERSLSTLGEREAEILRYYFGLKGYQPHTLEEIGDAFGLTRERVRQIKEKAIKKLKNQYRNRLLKSYLGK; this is translated from the coding sequence ATGAGACAACTAAAAATTACCAAACAGGTAACCAACCGCGACACCCTCTCGCTGGATAAGTACCTGCATGAAATTGGCAAGGTTGAGTTGTTGTCGGCGGAAAAAGAAGTAGAGCTGGCCAAACGCATTAAAAAAGGAGATCGTGAAGCTTTAGAAACACTCATAAAGGCGAATTTAAGATTCGTTGTTTCCGTTTCAAAACAATACCAAAACCAGGGCCTCACTTTGCCTGACCTCATAAATGAAGGAAATTTAGGCTTAATAAAAGCTGCTGAACGTTTTGATGAAACGCGAGGTTTTAAGTTTATCTCTTACGCCGTTTGGTGGATTCGTCAATCTATCCTGCAAGCTTTGGCAGAACAAGCCCGGATTGTGCGTTTACCCCTCAACAAAATTGGTTCGATTAATAAAATAAATAAAGCCTTTAATAAACTGGAGCAGGAGTTTCAGCGCGAACCAACTATTGATGAGGTTGCCGAACTGATGGAGTCTAAGCCCGACCTGATTGAAGATGCGTTGAATTTTTCGAGCGTGCATGTTTCAATGGACGCACCTTTGCGTGAGGAAGAAGGGAACAATCTATATGACGTGATGCTCAATGAGGATTCACCTGATCCGGATGGCGACCTGATGGATGGTTCGTTACGGCACGAAATAGAGCGGTCGTTGTCGACACTTGGAGAGCGTGAAGCCGAAATTCTGAGGTATTATTTTGGATTAAAGGGTTACCAGCCACATACATTAGAAGAAATTGGTGACGCATTTGGACTCACCCGCGAGCGCGTTCGGCAGATAAAAGAAAAGGCAATAAAAAAACTCAAAAACCAGTACCGCAACAGGTTGTTAAAGTCGTACCTGGGTAAATAA
- the thrC gene encoding threonine synthase, with protein sequence MKYYSTNRNTSDVSLKEAVVKGLAADNGLFMPEQIKKFEPAFFAEIQHLSFQEIAFEVATKFFGEDIAEAKLKEIVYDTLQFDCPVVEVTESIYSLELFHGPTLAFKDVGARFMARVLNYFLGKQEKLVNVLVATSGDTGSAVANGFLGVDGIHVYVLYPKGKVSNIQESQFTTLGQNITALEVEGTFDDCQHLVKTAFLDEELNKQLVLTSANSINVARFLPQAFYYFNAYARLKEKGKLDNKELVISVPSGNFGNLTAGLIAAEMGLPVKQFIAANNENDVVFEYLKTGEYKPRPSVETIANAMDVGAPSNFARILDLYKKEHSVIAGKIKGYRYSDKEIRTIISQVYSESDYLCDPHGACGYQSLTDYLSENEVGVFLETAHPAKFTETVENVIGKGKVVLPEKLAAFMKGKKKSEQMSGNYDDFKTFLLAQSF encoded by the coding sequence ATGAAATACTACAGTACCAATAGAAATACCTCGGATGTATCGTTAAAAGAAGCAGTTGTAAAGGGACTTGCTGCCGATAACGGTCTGTTTATGCCCGAGCAGATAAAAAAGTTTGAACCTGCCTTTTTTGCTGAAATTCAGCACTTGTCGTTTCAGGAAATTGCTTTTGAGGTTGCCACAAAATTTTTTGGAGAAGATATAGCAGAAGCAAAACTCAAAGAAATTGTATACGACACCCTGCAGTTTGATTGCCCGGTAGTTGAGGTAACAGAATCGATTTATTCGCTTGAATTGTTTCATGGTCCAACGCTCGCTTTTAAGGATGTAGGCGCTCGCTTTATGGCTCGTGTGCTAAATTATTTTCTGGGGAAACAGGAAAAACTGGTAAATGTACTGGTTGCAACTTCCGGAGATACCGGAAGTGCTGTGGCAAATGGCTTTTTGGGTGTTGATGGAATACATGTATATGTGCTCTACCCAAAGGGAAAAGTTAGCAATATCCAGGAATCGCAGTTTACAACTCTCGGGCAAAATATTACAGCCCTCGAGGTTGAGGGGACTTTTGATGATTGCCAACACCTGGTTAAAACTGCTTTTCTTGATGAAGAACTGAATAAACAACTTGTTTTAACCTCTGCCAATTCAATTAACGTTGCGCGTTTTCTGCCGCAGGCATTTTATTATTTTAATGCATACGCCAGGCTAAAAGAAAAAGGAAAGCTGGATAATAAAGAACTGGTGATTTCGGTACCCAGTGGAAATTTTGGAAATCTTACCGCAGGATTAATTGCAGCGGAAATGGGTTTGCCGGTCAAGCAATTTATTGCTGCCAACAACGAAAATGATGTTGTTTTTGAATACCTTAAAACCGGCGAATACAAGCCGCGTCCATCAGTAGAAACCATTGCCAACGCCATGGATGTTGGCGCTCCAAGCAACTTCGCCCGAATTCTTGATCTGTATAAAAAAGAGCATTCGGTAATTGCCGGTAAGATTAAAGGCTATCGTTATTCTGATAAGGAGATTAGAACAATAATTTCGCAGGTTTATTCAGAATCAGATTATTTGTGCGATCCTCATGGAGCATGTGGATATCAGTCGTTAACGGATTATTTGTCGGAAAATGAAGTGGGCGTTTTTTTAGAAACTGCTCATCCGGCAAAATTCACTGAAACCGTTGAAAATGTCATTGGTAAAGGGAAAGTGGTATTGCCCGAAAAACTGGCTGCTTTTATGAAAGGGAAAAAGAAAAGTGAGCAAATGTCAGGAAATTACGATGATTTTAAAACTTTTCTACTTGCGCAGTCATTCTAA
- a CDS encoding cofactor-independent phosphoglycerate mutase, translating to MKHIIILGDGMSDEPIAAYGGKTPLQMANKPHIDWLAKNGQSGLLKTVPESMHPGSEIANMAVLGYDVEKVFEGRGVLEAASMGVELQPGDLGLRCNLICIEDEKIKNHSAGHISNDEAAELIEFLDEKLGNDKVKFYPGVSYRHLLVIKQGVKDFACTPPHDVPGTSFASCLPQTKTEAAKETADLITDLILKSQELLENHPVNLKRKAAGKDPGNSIWPWSPGYKPAMPTLKEMYGIASAAVISAVDLIHGIGVYAGMKVIHVEGATGLYDTNYEGKAQAAVEALKENDFVYLHIEASDEAGHEGDVELKTKTIEYLDQRVVKYIIEETAKMEENVAIAILPDHPTPCELKTHTRDAVPFTIYRPGLQADTVEVYDEFDTRKGMHGTLQGDEFIRLFLKK from the coding sequence ATGAAACACATAATAATTCTTGGCGACGGTATGTCCGACGAGCCAATCGCAGCATACGGCGGTAAAACTCCGCTGCAAATGGCCAATAAACCACATATCGACTGGTTGGCAAAAAATGGCCAGTCGGGTTTGTTAAAAACAGTACCCGAGTCGATGCATCCGGGAAGCGAAATTGCAAACATGGCCGTTTTGGGTTACGATGTTGAAAAGGTTTTTGAAGGACGGGGCGTATTGGAGGCGGCAAGTATGGGCGTTGAATTACAACCCGGCGATTTGGGTTTACGCTGTAACCTCATTTGTATTGAAGATGAAAAAATTAAAAATCACTCGGCAGGGCATATCTCCAACGACGAGGCTGCCGAACTCATAGAGTTTCTCGATGAAAAACTGGGGAACGATAAAGTAAAATTCTATCCGGGTGTTTCGTACCGGCATCTTTTAGTAATAAAACAGGGGGTGAAGGATTTTGCCTGTACTCCTCCGCACGATGTGCCCGGAACATCTTTTGCCTCGTGCCTGCCTCAAACAAAAACAGAGGCTGCCAAAGAAACGGCTGATTTGATTACCGATTTGATTCTAAAATCGCAGGAATTGCTTGAAAATCATCCGGTAAACCTGAAGCGAAAAGCGGCCGGAAAAGATCCGGGTAACAGCATCTGGCCCTGGTCGCCGGGCTACAAACCCGCCATGCCAACGCTAAAAGAAATGTATGGAATTGCCAGCGCTGCCGTAATTTCTGCCGTCGATCTCATTCATGGAATAGGAGTTTATGCCGGAATGAAAGTAATTCATGTGGAAGGTGCAACCGGACTTTACGATACCAACTACGAAGGAAAAGCGCAGGCTGCTGTTGAGGCCTTAAAAGAAAACGATTTTGTGTATCTGCACATCGAGGCGAGCGACGAAGCCGGACACGAGGGCGATGTGGAGCTGAAAACAAAAACGATTGAATACCTCGATCAGCGTGTGGTGAAATATATTATTGAAGAAACCGCAAAAATGGAGGAAAACGTTGCAATTGCCATTCTGCCCGATCATCCAACGCCATGTGAATTAAAAACGCATACCCGCGATGCGGTACCATTTACCATTTATCGACCCGGATTGCAAGCCGATACAGTTGAGGTGTACGATGAGTTCGACACCCGTAAAGGAATGCACGGAACGCTGCAGGGGGATGAGTTTATTCGCTTGTTTTTGAAAAAATAA